In a genomic window of Punica granatum isolate Tunisia-2019 chromosome 6, ASM765513v2, whole genome shotgun sequence:
- the LOC116209956 gene encoding jacalin-related lectin 4-like — translation MAGETSTQPPPAGAPPEWKYDVFVSFSGEDARKSFMSHLFRAFERAEISCYRDVDWDQRGRIVGPMLLEAIRGSRIALVLFTTHYSNSRWCLDELVEIMNCDGQVYRDHGHMVVPIFFDVEATDVRRQQGEFGRWLESSAAEQGEAKAAAWRAALYEAGDRSGLHLQNDANGDESLLIEKIVGQIYSKTAFRNSPYFIKDAVGIDDSASAVISLLDISSSHDVRVIGLHGTKGIGKTTLARLVCSRVYSKFEGVSFLENIGDAKKGDIIKFQKRLLNDVLKVKHLALDEQYSNRNLGLMRDKLHNRKVLLVLDDVNEKNIVTLLAGGRGGLLAHGSRILITTKDESLLDDLKVDCKCMVSGLGETESLQLFGRYAFDDGDGDQEACEELSRNLVHYAGGLPSAIITLRTWLFERKKDQWNKLLQRLERNPILDYTGECLENADSFLHPSESVVGPYGEHGGSSFDDKAYSGIRQMEIVVFGPVVGSIRIDYDHNGSLVRSCRHGESHEGQTSTVTLDYPDEYLTSISGCTNTNLCIIQSLSIHSNRRKYGPFGDENGNPFSFHDKQIKDGKILGFFGKCGSYVNSIGAYIGPISHPYSFKTIGPFGNQDGNSWDDGKHPDIRQIDVVFDTEVESISIIYDNHGHRTIPFTHGEKGGGKFYSVRLAYPYEYLRSISGYLREHLGRLILQSISFNSNRRNYGPFGREVGIPFRGPSTGGKIVGFYGSCNRHLESIGAYLEPASHRHHVRTVGPFGGNGGSPWDDGRHTGLRQIIIRSGDVIDSIKCVYDDNGTSSDGLKHGADGGPHSHTIEMDCANEYITSISGYFGEWGPMYLLFSLTFRSNKRVYGPYGPEQGTYFSSPPNTGKIVGLYGRSGLYLDCIGAYFAPAFDHLNPANTVGPFGGGSGNPWDDEKHTDVQQIFLSYGTVIDGMCCVYDKGKKSAHRGGSGGCSYTIELDCPNEYLTSISGYTGDFLGTTVVRSLTFQSNKKTHGPFGYSGGTPFSFTTSTGKLVGFYGLSGRFINSIGAYVDHF, via the exons ATGGCCGGGGAAACCTCGACCCAACCTCCGCCGGCTGGAGCCCCACCCGAGTGGAAGTATGATGTGTTCGTGAGCTTCAGCGGTGAAGATGCGAGGAAGAGCTTCATGTCCCACCTCTTCCGTGCCTTTGAGCGTGCCGAGATCAGTTGCTACCGCGACGTCGACTGGGACCAACGCGGCCGCATCGTGGGACCGATGCTCTTGGAAGCAATCCGTGGCTCGAGGATTGCCCTTGTTCTCTTCACCACCCACTACTCCAACTCTAGGTGGTGCCTCGACGAGCTCGTTGAGATAATGAACTGTGATGGGCAGGTGTATAGAGACCACGGCCACATGGTGGTCCCGATCTTCTTTGACGTGGAGGCAACGGACGTCCGGAGGCAGCAAGGGGAGTTCGGGAGATGGTTAGAGAGCAGTGCGGCCGAGCAAGGGGAGGCCAAGGCGGCCGCCTGGCGGGCTGCGCTCTATGAGGCAGGGGACCGATCGGGATTGCATTTACAGAATGACGCCAATGG GGATGAATCATTGCTCATTGAGAAAATTGTGGGACAAATCTATAGCAAGACTGCCTTCAGGAATTCACCTTACTTCATAAAAGACGCAGTCGGAATAGATGACAGTGCGAGCGCTGTGATTTCGTTGTTAGACATCAGCTCGTCTCATGATGTGCGCGTCATCGGTTTACATGGGACCAAAGGGATAGGCAAGACAACCTTGGCAAGACTTGTATGCAGCCGTGTTTACAGCAAATTTGAAGGTGTGAGTTTCCTGGAAAACATCGGAGATGCAAAAAAAGGAGATATTATTAAGTTCCAGAAAAGGCTCCTCAATGATGTCTTGAAGGTAAAACACTTGGCATTGGACGAGCAATATTCGAATCGCAACCTTGGTCTGATGAGGGATAAGTTGCACAACAGGAAGGTACTTCTTGTACTGGATGACGTGAACGAGAAGAACATAGTGACATTACTTGCGGGTGGACGAGGAGGATTGCTTGCTCATGGAAGTCGAATCTTAATAACCACAAAAGATGAGTCGTTGCTGGATGATCTTAAAGTGGACTGCAAGTGCATGGTCTCAGGACTCGGCGAAACAGAATCACTCCAGCTCTTCGGTCGTTATGCATtcgatgacggagatggtgaccAAGAAGCTTGTGAAGAATTGTCCAGGAATCTTGTTCACTATGCAGGAGGGCTCCCATCAGCCATTATAACTCTCCGCACTTGGCTTTTcgagagaaagaaagatcaatgGAACAAGTTGTTGCAGCGGTTAGAACGAAATCCTATTTTAGACTATACCGGAGAATGTTTAGAAAATGCGGACTCATTTCTCCATCCTTCTGAATCCGTGGTTGGGCCATATGGAGAGCATGGTGGGTCTTCTTTTGACGATAAAGCTTATAGTGGCATAAGGCAGATGGAGATTGTCGTGTTCGGGCCAGTTGTTGGGTCTATCCGCATCGACTATGATCATAACGGATCTCTCGTACGTTCATGCAGGCATGGTGAATCCCATGAGGGCCAAACTTCTACG GTTACACTAGATTACCCAGACGAATATTTGACTTCAATCTCCGGCTGTACAAACACTAATCTCTGCATCATCCAGTCACTCTCGATCCACAGTAACCGAAGGAAATATGGGCCATTTGGCGATGAAAACGGGAATCCTTTCTCTTTTCatgataaacaaattaaggacGGAAAGATACTCGGATTCTTCGGGAAGTGTGGCTCCTATGTCAATTCTATCGGAGCATATATTGGGCCAATTTCACATCCATATTCATTCAAAACCATAGGTCCATTTGGTAACCAGGATGGAAATTCTTGGGACGACGGAAAGCATCCAGACATAAGGCAGATCGATGTGGTCTTTGATACAGAAGTTGAGTCTATCAGCATCATTTACGACAATCACGGTCACCGCACAATTCCCTTCACACACGGTGAAAAAGGTGGAGGGAAATTCTACTCG GTTAGGTTGGCCTATCCGTATGAGTACTTAAGATCGATCTCGGGCTACTTGAGAGAACATCTTGGCAGACTCATTCTACAGTCAATCTCATTCAACAGTAACAGGAGAAATTATGGACCATTTGGTCGAGAGGTTGGGATACCATTCAGAGGTCCTTCAACCGGTGGCAAGATTGTGGGATTCTACGGAAGCTGCAATCGCCATCTCGAATCAATTGGAGCGTATCTTGAGCCAGCTTCTCATAGACATCATGTGAGAACTGTTGGACCTTTCGGAGGTAATGGTGGAAGCCCTTGGGATGACGGAAGACATACCGGTTTGAGGCAAATAATTATCAGGTCTGGAGATGTGATTGATTCCATTAAATGTGTATACGATGACAATGGAACCTCTTCAGACGGATTGAAACATGGTGCAGATGGTGGCCCGCATTCACATACG ATCGAAATGGATTGTGCAAATGAGTATATAACTTCTATTTCTGGCTATTTTGGTGAATGGGGTCCAATGTATCTTCTTTTCTCATTGACATTCCGAAGCAACAAAAGAGTGTACGGTCCATATGGTCCAGAGCAAGGCACATACTTTTCATCCCCACCAAATACCGGAAAGATAGTTGGATTATATGGAAGATCTGGCCTATATCTCGATTGCATCGGGGCATATTTTGCACCAGCTTTTGATCATCTGAACCCAGCTAACACTGTTGGACCATTTGGAGGTGGAAGTGGAAACCCCTGGGACGATGAAAAACATACAGATGTGCAAcaaatctttctttcttatggAACAGTCATTGATGGCATGTGTTGTGTTTACGACAAAGGCAAGAAATCAGCACACCGTGGCGGTAGTGGCGGATGTTCATATACG ATTGAGCTGGACTGCCCAAATGAATACTTGACATCAATCTCGGGATATACTGGAGACTTCCTAGGTACTACAGTCGTCAGATCACTCACATTTCAGAGCAATAAGAAGACGCATGGGCCATTCGGCTACAGTGGAGGAACACCTTTTTCGTTCACAACTAGTACCGGGAAACTAGTTGGATTTTATGGACTAAGTGGCAGATTCATTAATTCAATTGGAGCATATGTTGATCACTTCTAA
- the LOC116212196 gene encoding jacalin-related lectin 3-like encodes MAYPVIFGHENGNPFSFRDKQIKDGKILGFFEKCGSYVNSIGAYIGPISLPHPFKTIGPFGNRDRNSWDDGKHPDIRQIDVVFDTEVESISIIYDNHGHHTIPFAHGENGGGKFYSVRLAYPYEYLRLISGYLREHLGKLILQSISFNSNTRKYGPFGREVGIPFSGPSTGGKIVGFYGSCNGHLDSIGAYLEPVSHKHPMRTVGPFGGNGGSPWDDGQHIGLRQIIIRYGDVVDSIKCVYDGNGTSLEGLKHGADGGLLLAPHFSSPIQAMHMSNDSGPDLSIDAEKRSIEQQIALHPQVNKNRQMIQAYDRRVYRIF; translated from the exons ATGGCATATCCCGTAATATTTGGCCATGAAAATGGGAATCCTTTCTCTTTTCgtgataaacaaattaaggacGGAAAGATACTCGGATTCTTCGAGAAGTGTGGCTCCTATGTCAATTCTATCGGAGCATATATTGGGCCAATTTCACTTCCACACCCATTCAAAACCATAGGTCCATTTGGTAACCGGGATCGAAATTCTTGGGACGACGGAAAGCATCCAGACATAAGGCAGATCGATGTGGTCTTTGATACAGAAGTTGAGTCTATCAGCATCATTTACGACAATCATGGTCACCACACAATTCCCTTCGCACACGGTGAAAATGGTGGAGGCAAATTCTACTCG GTTAGGTTGGCCTATCCGTATGAGTACTTAAGATTGATCTCGGGCTACCTGAGAGAACATCTTGGCAAACTCATTCTACAGTCAATCTCATTCAACAGTAACACGAGAAAGTATGGACCATTTGGTCGAGAGGTTGGGATACCATTCAGTGGTCCTTCAACCGGTGGCAAGATTGTGGGATTCTACGGAAGCTGCAATGGCCATCTTGATTCCATTGGAGCGTATCTTGAACCAGTTTCTCACAAACATCCTATGAGAACTGTCGGACCTTTCGGAGGTAACGGTGGAAGCCCTTGGGATGATGGGCAGCATATCGGTTTAAGGCAAATCATTATCAGGTACGGAGATGTGGTTGATTCCATTAAATGCGTATACGATGGCAATGGAACCTCTTTGGAAGGATTGAAGCATGGTGCAGATGGTGGCCTCCTGTTAGCACCTCATTTTAGCTCACCAATTCAAGCAATGCATATGAGCAATGATTCAGGCCCTGACTTGAGCATTGATGCAGAAAAGCGTTCGATAGAGCAGCAAATTGCtcttcatcctcaagtcaacaAAAAcaggcagatgattcaagcataCGACAGAAGAGTATACAGAATATTCTAA
- the LOC116211522 gene encoding disease resistance protein TAO1-like codes for MAGETSTQPPPASALSEWKYDVFVSFRGEDKRKSFMSHLFRAFEHAEISCYHDVDWDQCGRIVGPMLLEAIRVSRIALVLFATHNSNSRRCLNELVEIVNCDGQLYRDHGHMVVPIFFDVEPTDVRRQQGEVGRGLESSAAEQGEAKAAAWRAVVDEEGNRSGTFNLLQLVYIHILGMNHCSLRKLWGKSLASLPLGIHLSS; via the exons ATGGCCGGGGAAACCTCTACTCAACCTCCGCCGGCTTCAGCCCTGTCCGAATGGAAGTATGATGTGTTCGTGAGCTTCAGGGGTGAGGACAAGAGGAAGAGCTTCATGTCCCACCTCTTCCGTGCCTTTGAGCATGCCGAGATCAGTTGCTACCATGACGTCGACTGGGACCAATGTGGTCGCATCGTGGGGCCGATGCTCTTGGAAGCGATCCGCGTCTCAAGGATTGCCCTTGTTCTCTTCGCCACCCATAACTCCAACTCTAGGCGGTGCCTCAACGAGCTCGTCGAGATAGTGAACTGTGATGGGCAGCTGTATAGAGACCACGGCCACATGGTGGTCCCGATCTTCTTTGACGTGGAGCCAACGGACGTCCGGAGGCAGCAAGGGGAGGTCGGGAGAGGGTTAGAGAGCAGTGCGGCCGAGCAAGGGGAGGCCAAGGCGGCTGCCTGGCGGGCTGTGGTCGATGAGGAAGGGAACCGATCGGGCACCTTTAACCTCCTCCAACtcgtatatattcatattttgg GGATGAATCATTGCTCATTGAGAAAATTGTGGGGCAAATCTTTAGCAAGTCTGCCTTTAGGAATTCACCTTAGTTCATAA